A segment of the Corylus avellana chromosome ca2, CavTom2PMs-1.0 genome:
ACCGTATGCGGTGGAGTTGGACGCCATCAAGATTGCTTTCAGAAACAAGGAAAAGCTGGTGGAGGATATGAAGAAACAGCTTGATTTTCTCCAGAGCTCTGTGGCTGAGGCACATAAGAGGAAGAGTTTCTGGACTATGGTTTCTTCTGCAACTACAATTCTTGCTGCAGCATCTGTTGCTTATGTTGCCAGAGGACGCTAAGCAGTTAAGTTTTGGTTTTTAGTACGACAAGTTGCTTTTGGTTCTAGGATCAACTAATTAAGTTCCAGTTGACGAGAAAACTAATGGCGTTTTGGTACTTTTGGACTACTAAGATAATAATGTTTCTTTTCCAGCTGCTGAAATTACTATCTCGGAAAATCAGTTTAACTGCTTCTCTTTTTCGGTTATATGAAACAATCGTTCTTATGATGATAGCATATGTTCTTCctattgtgttttcttttgttgttatattgtttattgttctttgagaaataataagaaaagaaaaaataaaggtaaaaatgCATCCTTGAAAATTGGTCTAATCTAATGTAACATGCCATCATATGAATGACTATGAATTAGAGGCTGTGTTATCTTAAACTATATAAAATCCATAGAGAGTCAGTACTTTGCATTGGATTATTGTTCCAAGTTTTAATGTCACAATTGGTTAGATATACTTATTGATGCTTTGTTTTTGGGTCAGTCTGATATGTATTCGCAATATGTAAGCGCAAATGCTATTACAATTTATTTGTTATTGATGAAAGTACATAGATTGCTGGGTTAGGCCTACAGTGACATTGTTCAAGCATATAATTACTTGGTTTTTAATTTCATGGAActtaaaatttggagaaaaattaaacataaaaagaaatggagaaaaatctttatttttgcCAGTTGTTGATATGTATGCTTTTATGGGTTTTGTAATGCAATTTATGAGTCAGTGAGACAAAATTATGGTACTTTTTATCTAGGTCTGGTTTCTCTGTTTTTTCAGCGCAAAGTTAATCTTGGCAAAAGATTAACTAAACTACTATTACGCATTGATTATGTTATTCTGTGCTTGTAATCTTTTGTAATCTGAAAAGATTGTCTTTTGATTGGTGCTGCAACCATAATAGTGGATGGTGTTTTAACAGCTTTGTCAATGAGATCAACAATCAACTTTTTCCGAGTCTCATCCAACTATATGtagatatgaaaaaaatttgctgtCAAACCATGCTTTCTCGAAGGTTATGTGTTACAATCCCTCTTTGCTTTGGACTTGATATGTCcattctctctgtctctcaagTATTTGAGTTATAAGTAAGAGTCTTTAAATATAAGTTGTTTTATATTTGGTGTCTTTGAGTCGTCGGTAAGAGTTGAGGAGTCTTTGAAATTGTTTTGCAGTAGGAGTCAATTGCTACGGttgtaagttttatttaaatCGAGTTTATGAATAAAACTGATttagaaagaattttattttcaaactcTTGGTTTGAAGGAGGTTTTGGTTCCCTCTAAAAACTTACCCTAAATTACCCTATTACAGACCTGGTATTCAGGTTTGGAACATTATGTTGACATTCAGTCCAGGCTTTTTTCATTTCTCATATCCCTTCCTGCTTATTAAGTTgggaaaaaaagaggaagatgaaaaaCCAACTTAACTTTACTCATTTCTTTCACTTCTCCCAAAAAAAAGTGAACCTTTTTGTTTCCTATTACCAAGCAGcttttctcacatttttttcccaaattaatcgcttcttattattattttttttaaaaaaaaaaaaaacactcaaaacaacTCTTTACAAAAGGCACTACTCTATATCCACTCTATTCCATGATAGGGAACCACGCTTTTATTAGGAAGGCTTTGCCTTTTTctcttaataaattattattaaaaaaaaaaaaatgccgtTTGTTTTGACTCCTTTTTGGGTCGTGGGCCATTCTTCAATACCAATCAATTGGTAGACATGAAGGCTGCAAGTATTCTGGAGATAAGAAATGCACAAGAATCCAATGGGTTTTCTGGTCCTTATTGTTGTAAACTTGTAATTTCTCTGTACAGTAAATGAAAATGGCactgtattttttattttcttctttaacaGACTTTTTTGGCAGTGCTTttggtttcctttttcttttatattcaAATTCAGGGAAAGGAAAAGTGGGGGTTTCCTTGTTTTTCAAGATCATAATAATCCTGCtatttttgtctcttcttaGAAGTTTAGGGCTTCACAGCTTGGTGGTATATATGGTACATGATGGTAGCTGCTATTTGAATTTCAGTATTTCTGTATTTCTGTATCTACCCTTATaaacacatttatttattacatcAAAGAGAAGAAATAATTACAGGCATAGGCATCTGAATTCTGAATTGTTGTACTCAGACAGCTATACAAACAGATGACCAAGAAAGTTGTAAATTTAGTGTTTCTGCAGGATGCAATGAACTCGGTTTCTCAGAAATGTTGTCCCTTCTATTTCCTGTGTGTATTTACTTTCATTAGTAAAGGAATTTACTACAACAATGGTAGTACTGACAGATATACAAACCCTACCAAGATAAGATAGTAGTAAATTTAGTGTTCTTCACAAGGCTATGAACTCAGAAAATGTGTGTTGGTTTTTCCTAATAAGATAGAGATAAATGCAGCAAGTTTCCTTTCCCACTGTCACATTTATGCTTCATCTGTATTCTGTTGGGGCATCATAAAGGCTTAAATTCATTACTATAAGATGTGGCTCAACTTCCTCTCAAAGTTCTACATTTTTCAATACTATTAATAGGCCTTCATACAGCTGgggttttcttcttcttcttttgttgaaaaaaaaaacacaagtacTATAACAATCAATAAATACGGATACAAATTTAAAGAAGGAAGGATGAGAAAATTGTGAGATGGTTTCAGTCCATGCCTTAACAAGACAAGATAAGGAATTTTTAAATGGGCATTAATATTGTCATCAAGGATGGAAACAAGGGGGGGGACTGACAGCGATCATAGCCCTTCCCTTatattttaggattttttaaCCTTATTGTAATGGCCCccttcagaaaaacaaaaaaaaaaacattcaataCAGTTCGGCACCTTTAGAGTTAAGTTTCTCGTTCCGTCCCTGATTGTGATAAAAGATTAATATCAGCAAAAACTACGTAGATTGTAACCATGCAATCCTTATCAACAAAGGGGTTTATTTCtaaatcattcttttttttttttcttttttttttctttgtgttgcATAGCTATTTTATGTATCATTgccaaagcatatatatatatatagggggcTGAAAAAGTTGAATAAATAAGGCTGCATGTCTTTTTCACAAGCTTAGCTGTTGGTTACCATATACAAGTATTCTTTTTATCATTGTGAAAGCAAATCTCAACAGCTTAAAATGGTCAGTTCTCCTGTGGTCCCTTGGAAACATCCAAATCCCAACCACCACTGTATTGAGTGTTTCCCTTTCAAAGCAACCCAACTTTTGTATTTATCTGGCATCCCAAGCCCCAAATTACTCATTTTAAACAGGATTTTAAGGACTAACCAGGTTCAATCAATCTCCCTCAATGGCAATAAATAGACTTATCTCACTTTGTTTTCAATCATTCCCTCAGACTGTATTCATACCCTTTTTCTGTCAACTCTCCTTCTTTATCAAGGATTTCTACGTGAACAGCCACGAAACCACACCTTCTTCCCCCTTATTTTAGGTTTATATACACACTTCATGCTACATATATTTTACTCTCTTTTTCTAAACCCTAAAAGCACCTTCAACTTCATCATCTctgtagtttttatttttttatttttaatctttctcTTGCAGCTGCAAATGAGTTATAACTAGTATTCACTATCAGCTCCACCCTAAACTTGGTATGGGTTCTTTTATGCTTGTTTAGTAAATGAATAAAGAAGATCTAAGTTTGACATACGGACTTATTAACAAACAAGTCAAGCTTGAGCACGAGCAAAAATAGGTTTATTAGGTTTGCGTAAGGTTGCAATTCATGTTTGTATGTCAAGTTTGAGACGTGTCGTGACGAgacatgagtataaaattaaCTAGATCAACCATGACTCGACCCATTTAACTAATTGGGTCAAATTCCTTAACCCTAGCTTGACTCAACTTGGCTTTGCAGTCCTTTATTCTCGTAGCATCTTCCAACTCAAACTATTATAGTTTCTCATATTCAGCATTCCAAGAGAGAGTGAAGTGTATAGAAGCTTAGGAACCGAACTTCTTTCAAAAATTGCCAACTATTTGAGCTGCATGTTACTTGCGGGTAATCATCAAAACTTCCACAGATTCCTCTATAAAAGCACTAAGggggaaggaaagaaaaaaaagaaccctAGACAAAGCTTGAATTAACTCAGCTCTGTCATCTTTGCTTCATGTCCCGTAGTTTATTCACCCACACAACCACATAGCAACATTGGTATGGAATCTGCCAAACACATAATTCAGGTCTCTGTCACATTTGATCATGTATTCAGGGAATATAAATAGGAAAGCAACTCCAAGTCGAAGCATTGTCAATGTTTATAAAAGCATTTTATGTACAGTTGCCAAGTACACTGTCAAACATCAGCACAACGAAGAGAAAACAACCCAAAAATGGAAGTGAAggaccaaaacaaaaaagaaaaaaagaaaaaagaaaaaaggaagggaACAGCCAATAAGCAAACACTTTATATAAGCTAGAACATATGTACGAACATACAGGATCACAACAACATGGACATTTTTCTGCCCATGTTCTAAAAttagagagagatatatatatatatataactgacaCTAGCGAGGCACCGATCCCAATTGATCGGCCACCAAATGTTACCCCCCACACTCTCGTCCTCCTCCTCTGCGTTGCTGGAAGGCATAATAATGGGTAATCTTAGATTTGGTGGGACTGCTAAACTTAGTCAGGTGGCTCTCCTGCCACCATGAAAACTGCATCAAACCAATACCATAGATGTCCAGACAATAGGATATCCACCACAAAAACATCCTGATCCAGCTACATGCTGAACCATACCTTCAGAACCCAACAATCAAGCCCAGCCATTCTTATACCAAGAAGAGAACCAGGCTCCAGGAAGCAGAGTCTGAGCGACGCCGATGAATAAAAAAGTAAGTAGAATTACTACACAATCTTTATATACTGCACACAACCTCCTAAGAACCCCAACTGGACAAGCATTTGTTACAAATGGCTGCCTGTAggtaaaaaaagttaaaagctTATTAACAGTCAGAACTCACAAAGTTACTTATCTCACCCATGACAGTATAGAAGTGGTTGTTATTAGGCAACAAGTAAAAGCCAATTGTTGCCTGCTCCAGATACAGAAGTTTCACTTCTTGGCCAGCCTTCTCAAGTCCCTTGACATAAGCCAACTGCCAGTCCTGAACAAGGTCTAAACCAGCCACCACAACAAGGCTTTTTGGGAACTTAATTCCTTCAAGGATTTTACCCTTGGGACCAAATGGGTTACATGCTGGATGGTCTCTATCTTCCCCGTCAGGGAGAAATGCTTTCCAATACCAGTCTCGGTCTTGGATTGTGACAAAATATTTCCCGTCTAATCGCTTTTCAGATTCAGTCCTCTCTGGCCCACCAAACATTGGGTTGAGCAGTATATTGCCCAAAATTTCAATATCTGACTCTACTGCTCGTAAAGCAACATGATGTACAATGTTACCTCCAGAACTATCACCAGCCAAGTATATATGAACTTTTGAGTCCTTACTTTGAAGCCATGACCTTGAGTTAACCCACTCAAGAGCTCCCCATCCGTCATCATAAGCACATGGATACCTATTTTCAGGTGCACGGCGATAATTCACGGAGACCACAACAGCCTTACAAATGCCCACTAGTCGACGACAAAGAGTGTCATATATAGCACTGTTTGCAGAAGAGTGAGCAAAGCTTCCACCATGAAAGAAGATTATGACAGGGACAACCTCAGCGGTCATAGGCTTCTCAAGATCAACAATGTTTAACTGAGGTTCTCCATCTTGGGCTGGTCGATAGATCCGGCTAAGGAGGCTAGTACTACGGTCAATAATCACATCGAATGAGAAAACCCCATCAACCGGATTTGCATTTGCTGGTACTTTCCGATCAAGGAACTCCGCTAAGTGCCGGTTGAAAGTGCCATCAGGACGGCGAAGAAGATTGTAAGCCAACTTGAAGTTGGATATCAGGACCCATGTATTCAGAGGTACAACCATCTTTGtacaaaataaagttgaaaaaaaaaatcagaaaatttcaCAATTCAGCATAACAGGTTACTATgaacaaaaatagtaaaatataccTAACTGCAAAAAATCCCATTCAATTTAATCTTAAAACGGAATATGCAAACAGTTTCTTTCATATACATGAAACAGattttctttccttcctttacatttttgtttttggcaacAAAATGCAACTGATTCAGAAATCAACAATAACAGTAGGCACTAAAACCTAGAAAACCCGCAAATGAGCAGGAAATCGCTTCGACAATACCACAAAAACTTCAAATCAAAATTATGTGCCCCAGAAATTTAGCTAATACTCAACTTTCCAGACAAAATCATAAGCTGAACACCTGCACAAGAAACCACCTTGACCATTTGATCTTCACATCCAAGTGAAaaccaaaagttcaaaaacaaaacttaattaaaaaaaaaaaaaaaaaaatccagatttttataaataaaatcagAAACCAAGGCACCCAAGTAATGAAGACATAAATGAATTAATGTAGAACAAAGACCCATTAGCTTATTCTTATTTGATATCAAAACCCGAGGAAGAACTGCCCCAAACAGATGAAAATCAgcgaaaaaaataataatccaaCCTTCAAGAACAAACCACAACCCCGTAAACCAAATCCCAAGCATCAATCACTTTAAACAAACCCATTTCTTACCTCAAAGTCCCAAATAAAACTGCCTCAAACCCAAACTAAAACTagcaaaatagaaagaaaaaaagaacagaaatcaacttGCCAAGAACAAAATCACTAGTCCAGAAATCTAATACCTAGAACccccttccaaaaaaataaataaataaaaaccatcAAAGAGCTTCCATATTTAAACACATAATCATCAAGAACTCTGACCAAACAAAACAGACGCAATCAAAATATTCaacaaatcaaatataaattcaTTACAATACCTTGGACTCATTGAGGTTGACTTCATTACTCCCAGCCATCAAAACCGGTCCTTCAAAAGAGCTAAGTAGAAGAACCTCAGGGAAAGACTCCAATTATAGATCCTTCCAGAGAATCAAAGAAACCCCACTTCACAAGTGCTCACAAATtcaaaaaccaaacacaaaCAGGCACTTAATCTTATTTCCACTATCTTTCTCTATAAGAACACTTGCGTTAACCCATTATTCCAAGCAAACAGCCCCTAGTCCTACGCTTTCTTCTCTCCAAGATAATGTTAAATCTCGGTGCAATAAAACAGAcacgaagagagagagagagagagagtgtgtgtgtgtgtgtgcgcgcgcgtgTGTGGAGGGGGGTGAATGATAATAACAGCGGGCGTACGTTAGCAAACATGTAAAGACAAATGCTAACGTACGACGGGGGCCAATGAGGACGAGAGAGACGACAAGCTGAGCGGCCGAAAGAAAACTGTGGTGTGGGACCCACCCATCTaaactataattatttttacagaaacttttcctttttttttgtttttatgttttatttctGACGCattaattaaacttttttttttaaaaaaaaaaattgttttatttatttatttatttatttttggtttttggagaCATAAATCGAAGAGGAAACGGAGACAACGCAGGAGCTTTCCGTGCGTGCGGCAGAAGCCAGGCCACGTGAGGACAAACGGAATCCGTCACAACGCGAAATGACTTTTGTACCCTCATTCGTAGCTTTATTCTACAAAAGTGCCCATGATAGGGAGAGCCTGTTTTGTTTGTAAGCTAGTGTTTTGTACTGTAACTGAGGAAATTGTccttgtcaatatatatatatatatatatatatagagagaaaaaaaaactatcacgTAACTCAAAGGCCACgcttgtttgtatttttgtttttcaaaatactaacttcatttttagttttatacGACGATTCTCAAtttttcacactttttttttttttttataaattatcattaaattaaaatttaataaaaacgtaaatatattaaaatatatatatatatatatcccaaaaCACGGTTATaaacattttcattattatcGAACTCTCATtaactctttttaatttaaaacaaaaacaatgttatatactactatctcattttattttttcactttacttaattaatataacGCATTCACAATacttgataattaaaaaaaaaaaaaaattagtatataATATTAACTTTTACATAAAACTGAAAATACTATtgctcaaattaaaaaaataataataaaaaaatagaaaaaacatgTGCTGGTTACAGTTGGAAACTATGCAGCTGTTGGGTTTGTTTGTCAGacagaaataataaaaagttttgaCCAGCACATTGGACGCATCTAAGCTGATATTAAGCTAATTTGGTCACCTATTAAATTGCATTTGGCGTGCATACTTTAATGAAACTCTACACAAGGAGTGACAGCCTGACAGCTCTTCACAAGCCTCATGAGGTGCCCTCATGCTACCCTGCTCTAATATTAATGCATGGATCCCACTCTTAAAAGTATcatattttttactattatggGTTAGGAATCTTATACATAGTGACCCCCTAATGATCCAACTTGTTTAACTTTCAAAacttttctctcaattttaaattaCTCATCAAAATCCTCTATCTTAGTGGTCGACTATTAGGGGCCCCAATGATATTCTCATGTCAGATATGAGATACGAGtataaacttaattaaacaggtcaaactcttcaatctttaaaaaaaataaaaaataatcagaTACAATATAAAACAAGACCCCTTACGGGACAAGCCTAGATCTAAAACAAAGATACGATTAAGTGCTTTAGCATTCGTGTTAAACACATTTACATTGAATAATCATCAAACATTAGATAGTTTTGAGATCCACTTACTCGACTAGAAAGCAACTAAAACAAgtaacacaaaaaaagaaagcaaaagatatCCCACATGATCTTTGACCGACCTAACCCCAATTGAGGtctaattattttgataaaatcCAGCTTTGTGTGAGCTAGTGGCAAAGTGATTGAGTGATCAagtaataacaaaaataagtgaccaatataatattaattaatctaAACTCATTAACTTAAATTGTATGTTAAAGAGATATCAAACGTGTTATAACTATGCCTCACACAAACAACTATGGTtcacttcaattcaattatatGGATATCAaataaagttcaaaattttccaAGCCAAGTATGCTTAAGAAAATTCTCACCATACAAACCCCCCCAAACATTCCCATTTGGAGAAAGAGCATAGCAAGCATCATTTAAAGAGGGAATAATgcaatttaatagattattgCATAATGTTATACAAATTGATATAACAGtgaaaattaaccattaaatttacagttgtaaaaaaataaaaaataaaaaataattaatttttaccaaTACATCATCTCAAATTATATGACTTTCATATGccaatttaatgaaaattagcATTGCTCTTTTACGACGATTATAGTAGCTGCCTTACAACACATCTAATCGGACAATATTAAAGCATGAAAAATGTGCTCCTTATGcatggttctttctttctttcttttcctattaAGTACAAAGTACAATTCCATTGATGGAAAGATGTTCATTTTGCTGATCACCTTGTCATTGCTAGTTTTAAGCAACTCATTTTCAATTCATGTaaactctccctctctttctctaaataaatgtcataaaatttcaaacatCTCAAGCTTGGGCTAAAATCAAGTAATTGatctgaaaattttaaaaaatcaagaaataatTACCACTGAAACATTTGAAGTATTCAATAAatagcctttttttttcaatcattgacaaaaaaaaaaaaaaaaaaaaaaacttaaaataagtcACATCAGACAGTATGAAATTGGTGCGAAGAATGACGTTACTCTATagttttattattgtttaatttttagaatCCATTTATTAAATAATGTTGAAATGGGGTTAATTTGTTCACAAAATCTTAAAAGatactttaaaaatagaacTTATTAAggtaataaataaatgtatttaacccttaattgtATACTGGAGAGAGGGGGGGTGTATTGAAATATGGACACGTGTTACGAATTGAGGTTTCTGATCCAACACAAAGTGGTCCCCGTTGTCCCGTCAGAGGGGGAGATCGACAATACCGAAAATGGGCAAAGGCTATGATTATCATTTGCTCTGCTGTCTTCGAACTCACACAAGCTAGATATTCTTTAGCAGTGGGACCCACCAAAACGTACGTTTGTTCTCGCCACGTGTTTCAACCTCAACCGTACATCACGGCCCATGGATTTTGATGAACCTTTTCAAGCGTTGGagcccacgaaagaggattggGTGGAGCTTTGTATAGTGTACAGATACGTGTCAACCGCTCGTGCGTTTTTTGATAGGGAAAACCAAGATTTGGTATTTCTTATGGAAAGTACGGATTCGTACTCTGTTAAAGGTATAGCAAAAGCCCCAAATCCCTGGGTTTAGTGAAGTTTGAGTTTATTAGTTTCGAATAGtctatctttcttttcttttcttttttgggtatctttttatattattgGTGTGACGTGTCAATCCTCATCCATATTTCAATCcccttttatttaaaaaaattttaaaaaaaaattcacagacTAATGAgcactgtaattttttttaagggaaaaatttactttaccaCATGAAATTTTAGGTGCTTTTCAATTTAtatcttaaagtttaaaaattgacaatgtatctcctaatatttcaaaaattttcaatttaaacattctaTTACTAatgttcattaaaaaaaaacataagggcaattacgtaatttcatagatttttgtctaaattgacaaaaattagtaacaaaaggtttaaattgaaaatttttgaaacattaggggggtacattgccaattttaaaactttggtgttcaaattgaaaaactcctgaaacttcaggagtaaagtgaatttttccctttttttttttttaatatataatttgttgatagaataatattataaattacatttttatcttatagcTGATATGATAGTTGGTTGAATCTGACACATCGTCCTTaggaggtagctcaatcggctgggaccacttCTAATAAAGTGGAGTTCACTAGTGTGAACTCCCTCTCCTCTCTTGTacgaacatgtaaaaaatatatatatatgatacatcagtattgtaaaaaaattgtgataaatGCTACAGCTTTTTCTGATCCTAcgtaaatattgttttttaaaaatgaatatgaGAGACCAATAGAATCaggagaacactaaaagaaaCTGTAATGTAAAAACGTGATTTCTAATATTATGAATTGATAcgtataaataaattattaaaataaaaataaaaatgatgagtCTACTATTTTTcatattgtaaaaattaattaataaagcaccaaactagaaaataaaaataaaaaatagaaaagaaaataaaaataggcaGAGTCATACAGCTGCACCTCGGCAGCCCTATTGTCTTATGCGAAGGTGGATATGGTTATGCCACGCCATCCACCTCCTTGAAGGACTCCTTTTGGGTCACATCATAAATGCCAGACGCACTTGCAAGGTAATTTGATCCTAGTCAAAAGgcagaaaaatatatattattcatagATTATGTAAtaaatcaaacctacccaaagataattaataaaccctaaaaatctctactttcttcaagtttaattattctattttattctcaaattaaattaaacttaTCATTCCCCACTCAAATCTTAGCTAAATCAATCAACTAAAGGAAAAGCTCAAAATCAAGAATAAAGTAACCCCATTTAAAGCATCTCCAATAATATCAAcatattctcttaaaaatttaCATGAATTTTTACTCTTGTAAGATTCTTAAtataacagtaaaaattagcacttaatttttgtttataagtaCTAATTAACCCAAAGATAATCATATAACAACATATTAAATAGCattgcttataaaaatttacTTGGGTTTTTACTCTTGCAAGATTCCaaatataactatatatatattttataatttaatttttttaaaaaaaaagagtaatgataaaCATGAGTGATGAAGCAAACAAAGCATTTGGCATCTAGTTGTGATGTCACTTTCGATGAACATCGGCATCAAAGGGCTACTTTGCGGGGGGAGCTTTACTATTATCATTGCAGCCGAGAGTGGGGTTTGGAAGCATTGGCGTTAGGTCAACAACTAGGAACAGTTGTTCGATTCTTGTGCATTATCCATCCCATTGCTTCATGCCAAAACTCACTAGAAATGttaagggtatatatatatatatttataaattaataatttgatttgtaaatttatgtagaatctcacaaatttaatgattgatttattgaatttataagagaatatgaacaaaatataaagAACTTATTGACTTATAGCATTTTCCGTCCCTTAATAACCCCTCACCTTCTCTCTGGGTGTGTGGTGTCCGTGTGTATGGACCAAAATTCTACACATCATCCTTTCTCCTTTTGCTTTCATTTCTTTTGGCTTCTTCTGtgcctttctctttctccctttaaccttcatctctttctctctccctttattCATGACTTCATTTGCCTGTGACAAATATGCCGGTCTTCATTCATGGAATGAGAaccatgtttttgttttttttttaaagtatcgAATGAGACTTCTTATTATGCCTCCAATTTGGGCCCAAAAATTGCTTCAAGGTTTGAAGTCTATCCCATTAGTTAGCTAAAGAGTATTTACCTCCtattcaacaaatatttagttaaaatttaactaaataacattttttttttcttcctattttaactatattttttcaaagcaacTATATCCGACTCAACATTTTAACTAcctacttttatttttctcatttaaaatattaggaaaaacttcacttaatacTCCTACACTACcacacattttgaaaaaatctctaaaattttaaaaactcccaATTTCAaccccataaactttcaatttgatgtaatgtatcccatttgtcaattttaaacattaaaagtgataaaatgacctttataacccctattttttttttatataaaattctaaatttacccttaatttcaaattaacattttaaaaataaaaataaaaattgaagggtaatttaatcttttaatcatttttgttaGGGGTTAACTGCTGATGAATCTGATGGATAATGGTCAAttgaataaaattgaaagtttataaaGTTAAATTggaagtttttgaaatttagaggGTCATCTCAAAACCCGTAATAGTTCAAGGATCTAAAATGGAGTTTTcccaaaatattat
Coding sequences within it:
- the LOC132170533 gene encoding gibberellin receptor GID1C-like, coding for MAGSNEVNLNESKMVVPLNTWVLISNFKLAYNLLRRPDGTFNRHLAEFLDRKVPANANPVDGVFSFDVIIDRSTSLLSRIYRPAQDGEPQLNIVDLEKPMTAEVVPVIIFFHGGSFAHSSANSAIYDTLCRRLVGICKAVVVSVNYRRAPENRYPCAYDDGWGALEWVNSRSWLQSKDSKVHIYLAGDSSGGNIVHHVALRAVESDIEILGNILLNPMFGGPERTESEKRLDGKYFVTIQDRDWYWKAFLPDGEDRDHPACNPFGPKGKILEGIKFPKSLVVVAGLDLVQDWQLAYVKGLEKAGQEVKLLYLEQATIGFYLLPNNNHFYTVMGEISNFVSSDC